CTTTGATCCAATTGTTGAAGATGTGATTTTATGACCGACCCTCCGATACTGAGCACGAAAAAGCTCAGTTTTGCATATCAGAACGGATCTCTGGCCCTCAAGGAGATATCCCTGGATATCAACCGACAAAGGAAGATCGTCCTCCTGGGTCCCAACGGGGCGGGCAAGTCTACGCTGTTCCTCCATTTTAACGGCATCCTGCGTCCCAAGAGCGGGGAGGTCCTTTACATGGGGGCCCCTATCAGATACGATGCCAAGTCATTGGCCACTCTCAGGCAGGACATCGCACTGGTGCTTCAGAACCCAGACGATCAGATCTTCTCCACCACGGTGGAGGAGGACGTGGCCTTCGGCCCTTTGAACCTCGAACTGGACCGTGATGAGGTGGAAAGACGGGTAGAGGATTCCCTTCACCTCGTGGGAATGGAGGACCTCCGGCGTCGACCGACCCATCAATTATCGTTCGGGCAGAGAAAACGCGTATCCCTCGCGGGAGCCTTGGCGATGCGACCCAAGGTGCTGATCATGGACGAACCCACCGCGGGGCTAGACTCGGAGATGGTCCATGAGCTGATGGAGCTGTCCGATGAGCTGAACCATGCGGGAATGACCTTGATCATGTCCACTCACGATATTGAGACGGCATACGAGTGGGCCGACGAGATGGTGGTGATGATGAAGGGCGAGGTGCTGTTCACCGGCCTGCCGGAGGAGCTGTTCGCCCAGCACGAGCTCATGGACCGGCTGAGGATCGTCCCGCCGTTCCCGGTGAGGTTCAATCAGCAGATGCATGTGCGAACTGGCCGTGCCGAAGCTCCGTATCCCCGCAACCTGGTGGAGGTGACGCATAAGTTCTTCCCCCGACCCCCGGAGAATGGGATGGCAAGTGAGCCATCGATGCTCAGACCAGACCCCTCGGG
This genomic stretch from Methanomassiliicoccus sp. harbors:
- a CDS encoding ATP-binding cassette domain-containing protein, with the protein product MTDPPILSTKKLSFAYQNGSLALKEISLDINRQRKIVLLGPNGAGKSTLFLHFNGILRPKSGEVLYMGAPIRYDAKSLATLRQDIALVLQNPDDQIFSTTVEEDVAFGPLNLELDRDEVERRVEDSLHLVGMEDLRRRPTHQLSFGQRKRVSLAGALAMRPKVLIMDEPTAGLDSEMVHELMELSDELNHAGMTLIMSTHDIETAYEWADEMVVMMKGEVLFTGLPEELFAQHELMDRLRIVPPFPVRFNQQMHVRTGRAEAPYPRNLVEVTHKFFPRPPENGMASEPSMLRPDPSGGTLYIMDVEDPGLARQVQEIGGDRPEMHYRSGAYGARARRMVREGKIDVHHPFHALENALLQVSVGNDYLLYTDTSLLSLVGSELAKVERRVGLRTRVVFGAHAAGGRELPSSTGLMNEERHEHGRPAVGDS